The Ralstonia sp. RRA genomic interval TTGTGAATGTTTGGGGGCACGATGCTACGCACACCACGTTAGTACCGGCTTGCGGACATACAATGCAGCCCAGCCCACTGCGGGCTGATTCCAGCCACCCGACCCAGGACAACGCCGCAATGCCCACCGGCTACGCCTTCATCGCTGCCTTTGTGCTCTGCGCGCTGCTGCATCTGACGACGTTCGCTGTCGTCGGCACGGCGTTCCGGATTCCTGTACGCGAGATGACGCTCGGCTTTGGGCCGCAGTTGATCCGGTTGGGACGTGTGCGCATCCGCCTGTTGCCGCTCGGCGGCTCTGTCCGCTTCAAGGACTTGAGCGAAGACGCGCTGACCGAAGACGATCTGCTCGGTGCGCTGGATACCCAGCCGCTGTGGATGCAACTGGTGCTGGCCCTCTCGGGTGGGACCATGCTGTTGGTCGTGGCGTTGGCGCTGCTCCAGCTTGAAGCGCTGCCGACCTTCATTCACGGCTTTGCGCAGATCGTGCTCGGCGCCCTGTCTCCCGCCGGCGATGCACAGACCTTCCTGGCGCAGGCGCATCAGGCCATCCTGCAGTGGCCATTCACCATGCTGCTGGGCAGCGTGGCCGCCAAGTTTGCGGCGTTCAACCTGCTGCCGCTTCCTGCAACGAATGGTGGGCAGGCACTGGCCTTCATTGGGCGCAAGCTTGGACTGGCCAGGACTTGGCCCGCTCAGCTGACGCAGTTGCTGATGCTGGCATATCTGGCATTGGTGTTGTCCTGGGCCGCTGCGCTCTTGATGTACATCGCGCACCGATAGTCCGCATCGCCGTTCACCCTGCCCGCAAGCCTTTTTGCGCCAACCACTGCGCATTGAACAGCCGCGCGAAGTACAGCGTGCCCCGATCGCACAACAGCGTGACGATGATGTGCCCCGGCCCCATCTCGCGCGCGAGCTGCACCGCCGCGCCCACGTTGATACCAGTCGAGCCGCCAACGAACAACCCTTCCTCGCGCAGCAGCCGGTAGACCATCGTCACGCACGTCTGGTCATCAATGCGGATGGCGTCGTCGATGGGCGTGCCCTCCAGATTGGCCGTCACACGCGTCGAGCCGATGCCCTCGGTGATGGAACTGCCCTCAGCCTGGATGGCACCCGTCTTGATGAAGCTGTAGAGCCCGCTGCCGTGCGGGTCGGCAAGTACGATCTTCACCGCCGGGTTTTGCTCTTTCAGGTAGCGCGCCACGCCGGCCAGCGTGCCACCCGTGCCCGTTGCGCAGACGAAGGCATCGACCCTGCCTGCCGTGTCATTCCAAATCTCGTGGCCGGTGGTCTCGTAGTGCGCCTGGCGGTTGACAGGGTTGTCGAACTGGTTGGCCCAGATGGCGTTGTCCAGCTCC includes:
- a CDS encoding cysteine synthase A, which translates into the protein MSIHDGFVGTIGNTPLIRLARLSEETGCEILGKAEFLNPGGSVKDRAARYIIEDAERRGVLKPGGTVVEGTAGNTGIGLAHICAARGYRCVIVIPETQSPEKMDLLRVLGAEVRPVAAVPYKDPNNYQKIAGRLAQELDNAIWANQFDNPVNRQAHYETTGHEIWNDTAGRVDAFVCATGTGGTLAGVARYLKEQNPAVKIVLADPHGSGLYSFIKTGAIQAEGSSITEGIGSTRVTANLEGTPIDDAIRIDDQTCVTMVYRLLREEGLFVGGSTGINVGAAVQLAREMGPGHIIVTLLCDRGTLYFARLFNAQWLAQKGLRAG
- a CDS encoding site-2 protease family protein, which gives rise to MQPSPLRADSSHPTQDNAAMPTGYAFIAAFVLCALLHLTTFAVVGTAFRIPVREMTLGFGPQLIRLGRVRIRLLPLGGSVRFKDLSEDALTEDDLLGALDTQPLWMQLVLALSGGTMLLVVALALLQLEALPTFIHGFAQIVLGALSPAGDAQTFLAQAHQAILQWPFTMLLGSVAAKFAAFNLLPLPATNGGQALAFIGRKLGLARTWPAQLTQLLMLAYLALVLSWAAALLMYIAHR